A window of the Mauremys reevesii isolate NIE-2019 linkage group 26, ASM1616193v1, whole genome shotgun sequence genome harbors these coding sequences:
- the KISS1R gene encoding kiSS-1 receptor isoform X2, with translation MNRRKCQSSANLATTDIIFLVCCVPFTAMLYPLPGWIFGEFMCKFVNYIQQVSAQATCVTLTAMSVDRWYVTVFPLRSLRQRTPRIAVAISLGIWVCSFIVSAPVLMYNRLTEGYWFGPQTYCSESFPSASHEKAFILYNFLAVYLLPLVTICVCYVAMLYQMGHPTVEPIDNNYQVQQLAERSEAMRAKISRMVVIIVVLFTICWGPVQFLILVQAFSPSFQRNYYIYKVKIWAHCMSYTNSSINPIVYAFMGVNFRKAFKKVFPFIFKQKVGCTNAGNANINTEMHFVSSGT, from the exons CCAACCTTGCCACTACCGATATCATCTTCCTGGTGTGCTGCGTGCCGTTCACTGCCATGCTGTATCCCCTTCCTGGCTGGATCTTCGGGGAGTTCATGTGCAAGTTTGTCAATTACATCCAACAG GTCTCTGCGCAGGCCACCTGCGTCACCCTGACGGCCATGAGCGTGGACCGCTGGTACGTGACCGTGTTCCCGCTGCGCTCCCTGCGCCAGCGCACCCCCCGCATCGCCGTCGCCATCAGCCTGGGCATCTGGGTCT GTTCCTTTATCGTCTCCGCCCCGGTGCTGATGTACAACAGGTTGACAGAGGGCTACTGGTTCGGGCCGCAGACCTATTGCAGTGAGTCCTTCCCCTCCGCCTCCCACGAGAAGGCCTTCATCCTTTACAACTTCCTGGCCGTCTACCTGCTGCCTCTAGTGACCATCTGCGTCTGCTACGTGGCCATGCTCTACCAGATGGGACATCCCACCGTGGAGCCCATCGATAACAACTACCAG GTGCAGCAGCTGGCCGAGCGCTCCGAGGCGATGCGGGCCAAGATCTCCCGCATGGTAGTCATCATCGTGGTACTCTTCACCATCTGCTGGGGGCCCGTGCAATTCCTCATCCTCGTCCAGGCCTTCAGCCCCAGCTTCCAGCGCAACTACTACATCTACAAGGTGAAGATCTGGGCCCACTGCATGTCCTACACCAACTCCTCCATCAACCCCATCGTCTACGCCTTCATGGGCGTCAACTTCAGGAAAGCCTTCAAGAAGGTCTTTCCCTTCATCTTCAAGCAAAAGGTGGGCTGCACCAATGCAGGCAACGCCAACATCAACACCGAGATGCACTTTGTGTCCTCGGGCACATAG
- the KISS1R gene encoding kiSS-1 receptor isoform X1: protein MRGASAGAPLNASLLPPNRWSCPGGLLCANGSEPRSPPRLVDAWLVPLFFAALMVAGLAGNSLVIYVITKHKQMRTVTNFYIANLATTDIIFLVCCVPFTAMLYPLPGWIFGEFMCKFVNYIQQVSAQATCVTLTAMSVDRWYVTVFPLRSLRQRTPRIAVAISLGIWVCSFIVSAPVLMYNRLTEGYWFGPQTYCSESFPSASHEKAFILYNFLAVYLLPLVTICVCYVAMLYQMGHPTVEPIDNNYQVQQLAERSEAMRAKISRMVVIIVVLFTICWGPVQFLILVQAFSPSFQRNYYIYKVKIWAHCMSYTNSSINPIVYAFMGVNFRKAFKKVFPFIFKQKVGCTNAGNANINTEMHFVSSGT from the exons ATGCGGGGAGCATCCGCCGGCGCCCCGCTCAACGCCTCGCTCCTGCCCCCGAACCGCTGGTCCTGCCCCGGGGGGCTGCTGTGCGCCAACGGCTCGGAGCCGCGGAGCCCCCCGCGCCTGGTGGACGCCTGGCTGGTGCCTCTCTTCTTCGCCGCGCTGATGGTGGCGGGGCTGGCGGGCAACTCCCTGGTCATCTACGTGATCACCAAGCACAAGCAGATGAGGACGGTCACCAACTTCTACATCG CCAACCTTGCCACTACCGATATCATCTTCCTGGTGTGCTGCGTGCCGTTCACTGCCATGCTGTATCCCCTTCCTGGCTGGATCTTCGGGGAGTTCATGTGCAAGTTTGTCAATTACATCCAACAG GTCTCTGCGCAGGCCACCTGCGTCACCCTGACGGCCATGAGCGTGGACCGCTGGTACGTGACCGTGTTCCCGCTGCGCTCCCTGCGCCAGCGCACCCCCCGCATCGCCGTCGCCATCAGCCTGGGCATCTGGGTCT GTTCCTTTATCGTCTCCGCCCCGGTGCTGATGTACAACAGGTTGACAGAGGGCTACTGGTTCGGGCCGCAGACCTATTGCAGTGAGTCCTTCCCCTCCGCCTCCCACGAGAAGGCCTTCATCCTTTACAACTTCCTGGCCGTCTACCTGCTGCCTCTAGTGACCATCTGCGTCTGCTACGTGGCCATGCTCTACCAGATGGGACATCCCACCGTGGAGCCCATCGATAACAACTACCAG GTGCAGCAGCTGGCCGAGCGCTCCGAGGCGATGCGGGCCAAGATCTCCCGCATGGTAGTCATCATCGTGGTACTCTTCACCATCTGCTGGGGGCCCGTGCAATTCCTCATCCTCGTCCAGGCCTTCAGCCCCAGCTTCCAGCGCAACTACTACATCTACAAGGTGAAGATCTGGGCCCACTGCATGTCCTACACCAACTCCTCCATCAACCCCATCGTCTACGCCTTCATGGGCGTCAACTTCAGGAAAGCCTTCAAGAAGGTCTTTCCCTTCATCTTCAAGCAAAAGGTGGGCTGCACCAATGCAGGCAACGCCAACATCAACACCGAGATGCACTTTGTGTCCTCGGGCACATAG